The Mastacembelus armatus chromosome 9, fMasArm1.2, whole genome shotgun sequence genome contains a region encoding:
- the cdk7 gene encoding cyclin-dependent kinase 7: protein MALDVKSRAKRYEKLDFLGEGQFATVYKARDKMTDTLVAIKKIKVGHRTEAKDGINRTALREIKLLQELHHPNIIGLLDAFGHKSNISLVFDYMETDLEVIIKDTSLVLTPANIKAYILMTLQGLEYMHQHWILHRDLKPNNLLLDGNGVLKLADFGLAKAFGSPNRVYTHQVVTRWYRSPELLFGARMYGVGVDMWAVGCILAELLLRIPFLAGDSDLEQLTKIFEALGTPTEETWPGLTSLPDYVSFKIFPGTPLEHIFSAAGDDLLELLQGLFTFNPSTRTTATQALKMKYFSNRPGPTPGPQLPRPNCSAEGLRQKEKIGLKRKIEGLETTAMKKKLIF from the exons ATGGCGCTCGATGTAAAGTCCAGGGCCAAACGATACGAGAAGCTGGATTTTCTCGGAGAGGGTCAG TTTGCCACAGTGTACAAAGCCAGGGACAAAATGACTGACACCCTAGTTGCTattaaaaag ATTAAAGTTGGCCACAGAACCGAGGCTAAAGATG GGATCAATAGGACAGCTCTTCGAGAGATCAAACTGCTGCAAGAGCTGCATCATCCAAATATTATTGGG CTATTGGATGCCTTTGGACACAAATCCAATATCAGTCTCGTGTTTGACTACATGGAAACAGATCTAGAG GTGATAATTAAAGACACCAGCCTAGTCCTGACTCCAGCCAACATCAAAGCCTATATCCTTATGACTCTACAGGGATTAGAGTACATGCACCAACATTGGATATTACACAGG GATCTGAAGCCTAATAATCTGCTGCTGGATGGCAATGGTGTGTTAAAGTTGGCAGATTTTGGTTTGGCCAAAGCATTTGGCAGCCCCAACAGAGTCTACACACATCAAGTTGTTACCAG gtggtACCGTTCCCCTGAGCTCCTGTTTGGTGCCAGGATGTATGGTGTGGGTGTCGACATGTGGGCAGTGGGGTGCATCCTGGCAGAGTTACTTCTTCGG ATACCGTTCCTTGCTGGTGACTCCGATCTTGAACAGCTGACTAAGATCTTTGAGGCTCTTGGGACACCCACAGAAGAGACTTGGCCT GGACTGACTAGTCTACCAGACTACGTGTCGTTCAAAATCTTTCCTGGCACACCTCTGGAACATATATTTAGTGCAGCTGGCGATGACTTACTTGAGCTGCTACAGGGCCTCTTCACCTTTAACCCCTCAACAAGAACCACTGCTACACAG GCTCTGAAGATGAAGTACTTCAGTAATCGGCCTGGTCCCACTCCTGGTCCCCAACTCCCCCGGCCCAATTGTTCAGCTGAGGGTCTAAGGCAGAAGGAAAAGATTGGGCTCAAGAGGAAAATCGAAGGCCTAGAGACAA CTGCGATGAAGAAGAAGCTAATTTTCTGA